The following is a genomic window from Capnocytophaga stomatis.
TACGTCAATAAACTCAACTTGATTTGGCTCAATTACAGGGAAATCTCCATCTTCTTTAACAACAACTCTCTCCTCTGTTATGTTTCCTTCTGCATCTAAACTGATATTTGCCATACCAATTTTCAAGCCTTCTTCCTCTTCGGCACTCAAATAGGTCATATCTTTCAAATCCACCTTACCATTAGTTACTTTGTGGTAAGGAGTTTCAATGAATCCCATTCCGTTTACTTTCGAGAACACTGCCAAAGATGAAATCAAACCGATGTTCGGACCCTCTGGAGTTTCAATCGGACACAAACGACCATAGTGCGTATAGTGAACGTCTCGCACCTCAAAACCTGCACGCTCTCGGGAAAGACCTCCAGGTCCTAAAGCCGATAACCTTCGTTTGTGTGTAATCTCAGCAAGCGGATTGGTTTGATCCATAAACTGAGAAAGCTGGTTTGTTCCGAAAAATGAATTGATTACAGAAGAAAGCGTTTTTGCATTAATCAAATCGATTGGAGTAAACACCTCATTATCACGCACATTCATACGCTCACGAATCGTACGTGCCATACGAGAAAGTCCCACTCCGAATTGTGCAGAAAGTTGCTCTCCTACCGTACGCACACGTCTGTTTGACAAGTGGTCAATATCATCAACTTCTGCTTTTGAATTGATAAGTTCAATCAAGTATTTAACAATTGTAATGATATCTTCTTTTGTTAAAACTTGCTTATCTTCTGGAATGTCAATTCCTAATTTTTTATTGATTCTATAACGTCCTACATCTCCTAAATTGTAACGTTGATCAGAGAAGAATAATTTATCAATAATGCCACGAGCTGTTTCCTCATCGGGTGGTTCAGCATTACGTAACTGACGATAAATGTGTTCCACTGCTTCTTTTTCAGAGTTCGTAGGATCTTTTTGTAGAGTGTTATGAATGATTGTATAATCCGTTGCTTGGCTATCCTCTTTATGCAAAAGAATAGTTTTCACATCAGCTTCTAAAATTTCTTCAATATTGTCTTTATCAAGAACCGTGTCCCTATCAAGAATAATTTCGTTACGCTCGATAGATACCACTTCTCCCGTATCTTCATCAACGAAGTCCTCGTGCCAAGTATTTAACACACGAGCAGCTAAGCGACGACCAATATATTTTTTCAAACCTGTTTTAGAAACTTTGATTTCTTCTGCCAAATCAAATATTTCCAAAATATCCTTATCACGCTCAAAACCGATTGCACGGAAAAGTGTAGTTACAGGTAATTTTTTCTTTCTGTCAATGTACGCATACATCACATTATTGATGTCTGTAGCGAACTCAATCCACGAACCCTTAAAAGGAATAATTCTTGCGGAATACAATTTTGTTCCGTTTGCGTGAAACGATTGCCCAAAGAATACCCCTGGAGAGCGGTGTAATTGTGATACGATTACACGTTCAGCACCATTGATAACAAAAGTACCACTAGCTGTCATATAAGGCATTGTCCCTAAATATACATCTTGCACAATGGTTTCAAAATCTTCGTGTTCAGGGTCAGTGCAGTATAACTTCAATCTTGCTTTCAAGGGAACGCTATACGTAAGCCCTCTTTCAATACATTCTTGAATGGTGTAACGTGGCGGATCAATGAAATAGTCCAAAAATTCAAGCACGAACTGATTACGTGTATCCGTTATAGGGAAGTTTTCCTTGAATGTGTTGTATAAACCTTCATTGCCTCTTTCTTCTGATTTCGTTTCCAACTGGAAAAAATCTTGAAACGATTTAATCTGAATATCCAAAAAATCAGGATAATCTGGCGTGTGTTTTACCGAAGCAAAATTGATTCTTGCAGTTTGATTTGTTGACATTTACTTCTGTTTTTAAATTTTAAATCATTCCCTAAAGAATGTATTTTATGCTTTATTCTTTTAAAACGCAAAGCACTTGCAAAATGTGTTACGTTTTTACTTAACAATGTACATTTTAGAAAGACTACTGCAAAAAACCTGACAGTGTTTACCATACATAAGTTTTTCTAAAAATGTCACCGAATATCTTGAATTTTCAACAAAAACTCGTAAGCTACGTTGTACATAAACAACAAACGATATTCTATTTTTGTCTAAAACGATAGATTAATCTACCGTGTATTTTTTCTCAACCTTCAAAAGTATTAGAGTGATACACTTTTATTAAATCACGGATACAAAGTCCTAAAATTCAAAAAGATAAGAACAAACTAACACTTAATAAGCATCTGAACAATAAGTTTTTAGATATAATACGCAAAATGGTTTAGGCCTATTCCTGCATAAGAAAAGACCTAAACCTTATATGTTAAGCAATGTAAAATTATTTCAATTCTACTTCAGCTCCAGCTTCTTCTAAAGATTTTTTAAGACCTTCAGCCTCATCTTTAGATACTGCTTCTTTGATTTTTGAAGGAGCTCCGTCAACTACTTCTTTCGCTTCTTTAAGTCCAAGACCAGTTAACTCTTTTACCAATTTAACTACAGCCAATTTGTTAGCTCCTGCTGATTTCAAGAATACGTCAAATTCTGTTTTCTCAGCTGCTGCCTCTCCTCCTGCTGCAGGACCTGCTGCTACTGCTACTGCTGCTGCAGCTGGCTCAATTCCGTACTCGTCTTTCAAAATTTGAGCAAGCTCGTTTACTTCTTTAACTGTTAAATTTACTAATTGTTCTGCGAAATTTTTTAAATCTGCCATTTTTCTATCGTTTTTTTAAATTTGTTATAATTATAATTTGTGCGTTTTTTGTTTTATTTTTCTGATAAGGTTTTGATGATTCCTGCCAATTTTCCTCCTCCTGATTTAAGAGCAGAAATAACGTTTTTAGCAGGCGATTGCAATAATCCGATGATATCTCCAATAACCTCTTCTTTTGATTTTATAGAAGATAATGCTTCCAATTGATTTGCTCCAATAAAAATAGCCTCCTCAATAAAAGCTCCTTTTAAAACCAATTTATCTGATTTTTTTCTGAACTCTTTAATCAATTTTGCAGGAGCATTTCCTACCTCTGAAAACATCAAAGTGCTATTGCCTTTAAGAACTGATGGTAATTCACCAAACTCTTTATCAGAAGCCTCCATTGCTTTAGCCAGCAATGAATTTTTTACAACTGCTAATTTGATATTAGCCTTAAAACAAGCTCTACGCAAGTTTGTTGTTTCTTCTGCATTTAACCCTGTTAGGTCAGTTACATAAATAATATTATTTTCAGTTAACTGTGCAGTCAAATTTTCTATTACTAATGATTTTTCTTCTCTTGTCATAATTTTCTTTTTTAACTACAAATTAAACTGACTTAGTATCAACAGGCACACTAGGACTCATTGTCGTTGAAATATAGATAGATTTCACATAAGTTCCTTTAGCAGCTGTAGGTTTCAATTTTATCAACGTTTGAATTAATTCACTTGCGTTTTCAACAATTTTATCTGCTGTGAATGAAATCTTTCCTATTGCAGCGTGAACAATTCCTGTCTTGTCAACACGGAAATCAATTTTACCTGATTTTACCTCTTGAACAGCTTTACCTATCTCCATTGTTACAGTACCTGTTTTAGGGTTAGGCATCAAACCACGCGGACCTAAAACACGTCCTAATGGTCCCAATTTACCCATAACACTTGGCATTGTAACGATAACATCTACATCTGTCCAACCATCCTTAATTTTTTGTAGATATTCATCTAATCCCACATAGTCTGCACCTGCAGCCTTTGCCTCAGCTTCTTTATCAGGAGTAACCAAAGCAAGAACCTTAACATCTTTTCCTGTTCCGTGAGGAAGCGTTACAACCCCTCTTACCATTTGATTGGCTTTACGAGGATCAACTCCCAAACGTACTGCGATATCTACAGAGGCGTCAAACTTTGTGTAAGTGATTTCTTTCAATAATGTAGAAGCCTCAGTCAATGAGTACAATTTATTGTAGTCAACCTTAGATAAAGCCTCTTTGTGTTTCTTTGTCAATTTTGCCATAATTTCTCAGATTAAAAAGGTTTATCTCCAGTTACTGTTATTCCCATTGAACGTGCTGTACCAGCAACCATACTCATCGCAGACTCAATTGTAAATGCATTCAAATCAGGCATTTTATCTTCTGCAATCGCTTTCACTTGATCCCAAGTGACGCTTGCTACCTTTTTACGGTTAGGCTGACCAGATCCACCTTTAGCCTTAGCGGCTTCCAATAGCTGAACTGCAGTAGGTGCGGTTTTAACTACAAAATCAAATGATTTGTCTTTATAAACTGTGATAACAACAGGAACAACTTTCCCTTGCTTGTCCTGTGTACGAGCATTAAACTGCTTACAGAACTCCATAATGTTAACACCGGCAGCACCTAAAGCGGGTCCAATTGGTGGCGACGGATTCGCTTGACCTCCCCGAGCTTGTAGCTTAACTACTTTACTAATTTCTTTTGCCATTGTTTATTATTAATAATTAATTTATTCACTAAAAAAGGAAAGTCAAAAATCCCATTTTTTATATTCCTAAGGACTTCCGACTTTCAGTACCTTTAATATTTTTATACTTTCTCAACCTGCATATAGCTCAGTTCTAACGGTGTTTTTCTTCCAAAAATTTTAACCATCACTTCCAACTTACGCTTCTCTTCATTAACCTTCTCTACGGAACCATTAAATCCGTTAAAAGGACCATCAACAACTCTTACCGTTTCTCCAACTACAAAAGGGATGGCCATTACTTCTACATTTTCAGAAAGTTCATCCACCTGCCCCAACATTCGGTTCACATCCGACTTGCGTAACGGAAGAGGATCTCCACCTTTTGTTTCACTCAGAAAGCCAACAACCCCAGGTATTGATTTAATAATGTGTATAACCTCTCCTACAAGATTCGCTTTTACCATCACATAACCAGGCATATGCACTCTTTCCTTATTTATCTTCTTCCCATTACGAATTTGAACAACTTTTTCTGTAGGCACCAAAACTTCCTCCACATAGTCAGCATATCCCAGACGAGATGTCTCGCTTTCTATGTAGTTTTTAACTTTATTTTCTTGCCCTGTAACAGCCTTAACGACATACCATTTCTTTTCTAACACTACCGACATCCTACCGTTACTTTTACTTCATAAAGTTAAAATACAAAGCCATTACCCATTCAAAAAAAGAATCCATACCCCATATGAGAAGTGAGAACAAAATCGAAAACACAACAACAACAACCATTTCTCGCTGTGCATCTGCCAATGCTGGCCAAGTAACATGATTTTTTAATTCCTCGTAAGACTCCTTAATATAGTTAATCATCACATTATCATTTTTGCACGGGTGGAGGGATTCGAACCCCCATCAACGGTTTTGGAGACCGCTATTCTACCCTTGAACTACACCCGTTTTTCATAAAGAAGTTTTGAGAAACACCTCAAAACTTCTCTATTATTATTTATATCAATTTTTTATTGATTAGTCAAGAATTTCAGTTACCTGACCAGCACCTACTGTTCTACCTCCTTCACGGATAGCGAATCGAAGACCTACATTAAGTGCGATTGGTTGCAACAACTCAACTGTAATAGTCAAGTTATCACCTGGCATAACCATCTCAACTCCTTCTGGTAAAGAAA
Proteins encoded in this region:
- the rplL gene encoding 50S ribosomal protein L7/L12; translated protein: MADLKNFAEQLVNLTVKEVNELAQILKDEYGIEPAAAAVAVAAGPAAGGEAAAEKTEFDVFLKSAGANKLAVVKLVKELTGLGLKEAKEVVDGAPSKIKEAVSKDEAEGLKKSLEEAGAEVELK
- the rplJ gene encoding 50S ribosomal protein L10; translation: MTREEKSLVIENLTAQLTENNIIYVTDLTGLNAEETTNLRRACFKANIKLAVVKNSLLAKAMEASDKEFGELPSVLKGNSTLMFSEVGNAPAKLIKEFRKKSDKLVLKGAFIEEAIFIGANQLEALSSIKSKEEVIGDIIGLLQSPAKNVISALKSGGGKLAGIIKTLSEK
- the rplA gene encoding 50S ribosomal protein L1, with protein sequence MAKLTKKHKEALSKVDYNKLYSLTEASTLLKEITYTKFDASVDIAVRLGVDPRKANQMVRGVVTLPHGTGKDVKVLALVTPDKEAEAKAAGADYVGLDEYLQKIKDGWTDVDVIVTMPSVMGKLGPLGRVLGPRGLMPNPKTGTVTMEIGKAVQEVKSGKIDFRVDKTGIVHAAIGKISFTADKIVENASELIQTLIKLKPTAAKGTYVKSIYISTTMSPSVPVDTKSV
- the rplK gene encoding 50S ribosomal protein L11 is translated as MAKEISKVVKLQARGGQANPSPPIGPALGAAGVNIMEFCKQFNARTQDKQGKVVPVVITVYKDKSFDFVVKTAPTAVQLLEAAKAKGGSGQPNRKKVASVTWDQVKAIAEDKMPDLNAFTIESAMSMVAGTARSMGITVTGDKPF
- the nusG gene encoding transcription termination/antitermination protein NusG gives rise to the protein MSVVLEKKWYVVKAVTGQENKVKNYIESETSRLGYADYVEEVLVPTEKVVQIRNGKKINKERVHMPGYVMVKANLVGEVIHIIKSIPGVVGFLSETKGGDPLPLRKSDVNRMLGQVDELSENVEVMAIPFVVGETVRVVDGPFNGFNGSVEKVNEEKRKLEVMVKIFGRKTPLELSYMQVEKV
- the secE gene encoding preprotein translocase subunit SecE; its protein translation is MINYIKESYEELKNHVTWPALADAQREMVVVVVFSILFSLLIWGMDSFFEWVMALYFNFMK